DNA sequence from the Streptomyces sp. CA-210063 genome:
CCGGCCCCGGTCCGACGGCCGAACGATCTCCGCACTTCTCGGCGTGACCAGGAGCGCCCGCCGGAACTGATCAGCCGCTCGGGTGGTCATGCAGCGTCCGCACGCCGCCCGGCCGCACCCGGTTACGGGCGCGGCTCCCGGACCGTCGGCATGAGGTTGCGGGCCAGCACATCCAATGCTTCGCAGACCTCCCTCAGCCGCTGCGGGTCGTCGGATCCAAGTGCCGCGGCGAGCGCATCCTCGATGCCTGTCGCGCGGACCTGCGTCACTCGCTCGGACACCTCGGCGGCCTGGCGCACCAGCACCCGCCGCCGGTCAGCGGGATCAGGCGCCGTCTGGACCGATCCGGCCTCCTTCAGCCGGGCGATGGCCGCGGACACCTGGCTCTGCGGCAGGCCGGTGCGGGCGGCGATCTCACCGACGGTGGTGTCGGGATGGGCGGCGATGTCGCTGGCCACGATGAGCACCAGCAGGGTGCTTCCGGCATAGCGGCCGGCGTCGCCCGGGGGCTCCGGCAGGGCCTCCTCGCCGATCTTCATCAGGGTGCGTCCCAGTAGGAACAGCTCGACTCCGTTCACGCCGACCAACATACATCGAGCTCGATTCATCGAGATTGATGTATCTAGTTCGATGGATTACGGTGGTCGAGGCCGCGACGGAAGGCCCGTCGCGCACAAAGGGGGGACCGCCGTGCCCAAGCCCACCGGCACACTCACCGTTCCCGGCACCGTCCTGCACTACCAGGTCCGCGGCACTGGGCCGCCGCTGCTGATCTCGCAGAGCGGGGAGGGCGACGCCGACCGCACCACCGACCTCGTCGCCCACCTCACCGACACCTACACCGTCGTCACCTACGACCGCCGCGGCCTGTCCCGCAGCCGGCTCCGCACCGCCGAGAAGGGCGCCACCCTGGCCGAGCACGCCGACGACGTCCACCGCCTCCTCGCGCATCTCACGGACGCCCCCGCCCTCATGCTCGGCTGCAGTCTCGGAGCCGTCGTCGGCATGCACGCCGCCCTGCGGCATCCCGGACAGATCCACACCCTCATAGCCCACGAGCCCGTCGCCCCACGCCTGCTGCCCGACGACGAACGCGCCCGACACGAGCACGAACTCGCCGCCCTGCAGGACCTCTACCTTCACCAGGGCCTCGGCGCCGCCCTCCCGGAGATCGCCAGGACTCTCGGGATCGACCCCGCCGCCACGGACGCCGAACCCGGCCTGACGCCCCAGCCGATGGACGCCCGGCGCACCGCCAACTTCGACTACTTCATCCGGCACGACTTCACCGCGATCGTCCACGACACCCTCGACACCGCCGCTCTGAAGGACGTCAGCGCCCACATCGTGCCCGCCGCCGGGCACGCCACCCCGAGGACCGTCTTCGACTACCAGTGCGCGACAGCCCTGGCCGCACTGCTCGACCGCGAACTGCAGGAGCTGCCCGGCGGCCACAACGGAAACACCACCCACCCTCGGGCCTACGCGGCACGCGTCCGGGAGATCCTCAACGACGCACGATGACACGAAGCGGCCCGGCCCGACGGCCTATCGGAGGGCCAGACGGGACCGACCACCCCCACCCTGGTGGTCCCAGA
Encoded proteins:
- a CDS encoding alpha/beta fold hydrolase, translated to MPKPTGTLTVPGTVLHYQVRGTGPPLLISQSGEGDADRTTDLVAHLTDTYTVVTYDRRGLSRSRLRTAEKGATLAEHADDVHRLLAHLTDAPALMLGCSLGAVVGMHAALRHPGQIHTLIAHEPVAPRLLPDDERARHEHELAALQDLYLHQGLGAALPEIARTLGIDPAATDAEPGLTPQPMDARRTANFDYFIRHDFTAIVHDTLDTAALKDVSAHIVPAAGHATPRTVFDYQCATALAALLDRELQELPGGHNGNTTHPRAYAARVREILNDAR
- a CDS encoding MarR family winged helix-turn-helix transcriptional regulator, whose amino-acid sequence is MNGVELFLLGRTLMKIGEEALPEPPGDAGRYAGSTLLVLIVASDIAAHPDTTVGEIAARTGLPQSQVSAAIARLKEAGSVQTAPDPADRRRVLVRQAAEVSERVTQVRATGIEDALAAALGSDDPQRLREVCEALDVLARNLMPTVREPRP